A window from Sus scrofa isolate TJ Tabasco breed Duroc chromosome 2, Sscrofa11.1, whole genome shotgun sequence encodes these proteins:
- the LOC110259608 gene encoding olfactory receptor 5V1-like produces MDICNETTVTQFILIGLSDLPAVRYPLFVVFAIIYQVTLVGNGAILLAIGTEKKLHTPMYYFLANLALLDIFCPSTTVPKMLENLLTENHSISFVGCALQLYFLVALVGTEVFLLSVMAYDRYVAICFPLRYTLIITKVRCVQLTVGTWTAGFLNSLLHTVSTFRLSFCKYNLVNQYYCDIPPVVALSCSSTYVAEMLILVEAGILGISAFLVTFISYFYIISTVLKIQSVEGKRKAFSTCASHLLVVCLFGGTTVFTYVRPYSSQHSPGIDRLISMLYGIVTPMLNPMIYSLRNTEVKGAVRRVLCHRGFLH; encoded by the coding sequence ATGGACATCTGCAATGAAACCACAGTGACTCAGTTTATCCTCATAGGGCTCTCTGACCTCCCTGCGGTGCGCTACCCTCTCTTCGTGGTCTTTGCCATCATCTATCAAGTCACCTTGGTGGGAAACGGGGCCATTCTCTTGGCCATTGGGACTGAGAAAAAACTGCACACACCCATGTATTACTTCTTGGCAAATCTGGCCCTCTTAGACATATTCTGCCCTTCAACCACTGTCCCTAAAATGCTGGAGAACCTCTTGACTGAGAACCACAGTATTTCCTTTGTTGGGTGTGCTCTACAGCTTTATTTTCTGGTGGCCCTGGTGGGGACTGAggtcttccttctttctgtcatGGCTTATGACCGTTATGTGGCCATCTGTTTCCCTCTTCGTTACACCCTAATTATTACCAAGGTCCGCTGTGTTCAGCTCACTGTTGGGACCTGGACAGCAGGGTTTCTCAATTCCCTCCTTCATACTGTGTCCACGTTCCGCCTTTCTTTCTGTAAGTACAATCTAGTTAACCAGTACTATTGTGACATCCCACCAGTGGTGGCCCTCTCCTGCTCATCCACCTATGTGGCAGAAATGCTTATTTTGGTGGAAGCAGGTATCTTGGGAATCAGTGCCTTCCTGGTCACCTTTATCTCTTATTTCTACATCATATCTACCGTCCTGAAGATCCAGTCAGTGGAAGGGAAGCGAAAAGCCTTTTCCACATGTGCTTCCCACCTTCTAGTGGTCTGTTTGTTTGGTGGCACAACGGTATTTACTTATGTACGCCCGTATTCCAGTCAACACTCCCCAGGAATAGACAGACTTATCTCCATGTTATATGGAATTGTTACCCCAATGTTAAACCCCAtgatctacagcctgagaaacacAGAGGTGAAAGGAGCAGTCAGAAGGGTCTTATGTCATAGAGGATTTTTAcactaa